The Vulcanimicrobium alpinum sequence CCGTTGAGGACGATGCGAGGAACGCGTTTGTAGCCCGTTTCCGTGTAGCACTCTTCGCGGAGCCACTGCAGATACGTTGGCGCGCCGTTCAATGCGAGCGCGCCGACCGTCCGGTTCGGAACGAAACCGGACGACGTCGCCGTGTAGCGAACATTACCGCACGTGACGCGCTTCCATAGTTCCGCGAAGACACGACGGAGCTGGGGATCGGAGTTCGTGAACTTCCCGCCAACGCGCCCGTCCGTGGAAAAGGCCGAACCGTCGCCGACGAACATTCCGAACATCCATGCCGTCTCGACCGAGCACGATGTCATCGCCGGCGGATCGGGAAGCGCTGCGCGCTGGAGGCGATTGCCCGCGACGAGCGTGCGCGCCGGCCGCTCGCCGTCCGCTGCAAAGATCACGTGGTCCGCGGTGGTCGTCACCGAGCCGCAGCGCGCCTCGAGCCGCGCGACCCCTTTGTTGTCGACGGCCGGACGATGGCGGTATGCCGTCCCGCCCAGCACCTGCACGAACTCCGCGCCGTCCCAGATTTCGAGCCCGGGTTTGACGTCGAACCGCTGCACGTTGGGACCCTTTTCGCGCACGCGCAGGATCTCGCCGATGGGACGGACGTCGACGACGCAGTCTTCCCGGACGATGACCGGCGTATTCCCCGGCAGCGATTCGTGGTTGAAGAGAATTCCGCTGCAGGCGAAGATGTCGTACGACTCGCGATAATTGACGGTGATCCAGTGGCCGTAGACCTTCGCGACGCCGTACGGCGAGCGCGGATAGAACGGCGTGTCCTCGTTCTGCGGAACTTCCCGCACCTTGCCGAACATCTCGGAACTCGAGGCTTGGTAGAAACGGATGCCCTTGTCGACGGAGCGGATCGCTTCGAGCACGCGCGTGACGCCGAGCGCGGTGAACTCGCCGGTGAGGACGGGTTGATGCCACGACGTCGGCACGAACGACTGCGCGGCGAGGTTGTAGATCTCGTCGGGACGGATGTCGGCGACGATCGAGGTGATCGAACTCTGATCGAGCAGGTCGCCCGAGACGATCTCGACGCGATCGCCGAGGTGTCCGATCCGTTCGTGCACGTCGGTCGACGTGCGGCGCGTCATCCCGACGACGCGATAGCCGTGCGCGAGCAGCAACTCGGCGAGATACGAACCGTCCTGTCCGGTGACGCCGGTGATCAGCGCAGTCTTTTCGGCCACCCGGATCAGTTCAAGATTTGAACGTTCCCACCATTCTCGTCGAACACGAAGCGCGACTCGTACAGCTCGTCACGTTCCATGCCGACCACTTTCGATTGAATCACCAGCCGGTGCACCAGGCGATCGTTGTGGCGCACGATCCCCGAGTAGAAATACTGCACCAGCGGCGTGACGCGCGCATCGAGCGGCGCAAGCCGCCGGCGTTCGACGAGCATCTGCAGCAGACGCGTCTGCAGTTCTTTCGGCAGCAGGCGCGCCGTGTCGTCGGGGGTCATCCGGACCGCGGTGAGCTCTTCCTGCGCTTTGTTCGTCTCCGCGACCGGCTTGTCGGTCGAATAGCGGACGATCGCGTCCCAATCGTCCGCCGGAATCCCGGTGAAGCGCATCCCGTAGCGCCACACCTTGCGGCCTTGATGCTGCACGTTGTCCTGCCAGACCGTCTTCACGCGCAGCCAAACGGGACGCTGATCGATCTCCGCGCGCACCTCGCACTCGTCGCGCGGTATCGGCTCCTGAGTGAGGATGCAGAGACCGCCGCCGCTGATGTCGAGGCCGATCGCAGGGCGCGCGGCATTATTGTCGTCGCTATACGTCGCGCGGTACGGTTTGCGCTTGCGGGGAAACTTGCGCCGGTTCTGCTCTTTGCCGCTGAACCACGCCAGGAGCTCCGGGAGCATGGACTTCCCGTACGATAGCGAACCGGCGCGCGGAAGTCCCCGCTTGCTTACCAGGCCTCTCCTGCGACCGCGTCCCACTGCGCCGGCCACGTGCCGCCCCAATCGTAGAGCGTCACCCCGAGCGCACCCTGCGCGCGCGCCTCGGCGATCGCGGCCGCGAGTTCGGGGCCGGGCGGCGCACCCCGCTTCGACAGCGATGTCGTCTGCGCGCCGACGTTGATCGGCAGATCGCGGCCCGCGAGCCGCCGGACGGCGGCGATCGAGCCAGCGACGGCGGTGCGCGCCTTCTCGACCGAATCCCACGGGCCCAGCATGCGCCAATACGTCATCGGCTGAAGGACATCGGCGTCGCGCGCGATCGCCGCGTACGGGAAGCGTCGCGCGTCGAGCCGTTCGAGAAACGGATCCTCGACCGTAGCGACGAGCAGTACGCCGCGCCCGACGGCTCTCCGCAGTTCGTGCAGGTACGTCGAGAGCGCGGTGAAGCCCGGCGCTCCGTCGCCGAGAAACTCGTCGCCGCGTTCGACGTCGACGGCGAGGCCGGCGAGCGTGGTGCCGCGCGGCGTGCGGTACGCAGCGACAGCGCTGTTGCGCGCGAGGTCCTCGTAAGTGACGGCGCGCGGCACTGTCCAGCCGAGCACGGCGATCCCGCTATCGGACAGTTTGTCGATGAGCGCGTCGACGGTCGCCTTTGCTTCGGGCGTGACTTCGTCGAAGGCGCCGTACGCGAGCCGCAGTTCGACGTAGCGCAGTCCGGCGCGCTTCGCGGTCTGCGCGATGAGGTCGGGATCGAGGTCTCGATAGGCGTCTGGATCGAGCGGATCGCCGGAGAACGCGAGCCAGGCGCCCTTGCCGCGCACCGTCGTCGCGTCGCTGCGCGGAAGTTCCGGCGGCACGGTGACCGTCACGCGCGCGCGTCCGCGTCCGGGCCGCACGACGTCGTAGCGCACCGTCGTTCCCGGCACGACGCCGTCGTCGGTCCAGGTCGAGGCGGGCGCGGCGACGGTCGCGAGCCCGCGGCGCACGCCCGCTGCGTCGACCCGTTCGATCCGTACCGCACCGCGCGTGACGCGCGGAAACCAGCCGATCCGCACCAGATGCGGACCGACGGCGCCCGCCACGACGCGCGGCATCGTCCACGTCCGCGTGTCGAAGGCGATCGTCTGCGTTCCAAGGCCCGCCGGACGGTTCGCGCGCACGCGCACGGTCACCCGTCCCTCGTCGCGCACGGAGACGATCGTCCCCGGCCCGTCGAAGCGCAAGCGCGTCTGCCACTGATCGCTGCCGCGGCTGGGCGCGTAGTCGAAATCCGTGCCGTGACGCGGCTTCGCCGGCGCACCGCTCGCGTCGCGAAACGCGATCGCGACGAACGCGCGCGCGTCACCGTCGGGAGTCACGCCGAGCGGCCGCACCGAGAGCGCATATGACCTGCCGGGATTCCCGTACCATTGCACGACCGGCGACGGCGCGGGCGCAGGCGTCGGCCACGGCGTGGGCCACGCCAACGCTGCGGCCAGCATGATGAAAAACACGACGACCGCCGTTCGCACGGCGGTCGTCGGTTCCTATGCAGGGACGGCGATCAGAACTTCGTCGTGAGGTAGAAGATGAACTCGCGACGCGCCTGATCGGGCGAGTAGTAGTACAGCGTGTTCGGCAAGTTGGCGTCGGGGCCGTACGCGACGAGGTCGCTCGAGCTCGGCCCTTTGGGATAGCTCCCGTTCACGACCGGATACACGTCCGCGTACTGGTTCTGGAACAGGTTGCGGATGTTCAGCCCGATCGAAGTGACGCTGGTGCCGCGCTTGAGGATGTCGAAGCGAGTATCCAACGACGCCCACGTGTTGGGGCGCGCGAAATGGACCTGCGTGTCGAGCATCCCGGCCGGGCACTTTGCCGCGGTTTTCGAGGGGTCCATGCATTGGTTGCCCAGCACGTTGTACGGCGCGCCGACTTGGTAGTTGAAGAACGGCGCGATGTGGAGGTGGCTGTAGTTGTAGTCGCCCGTCCACGAGACCGAAACCGGCGGCTGCGAAGAGTTGCGCACGAGGGCGTTCTTCGCGTACGACGTGATGTCGATCGGTCGTCCGTACGGCGTACCGCCGGCGAGCGTCCCGGCGCTGATCGAGCCCCAGTAATTCACGAACGTCCCGGCGAGATACCACGAAAGCCCGTCACCGCGGACGACATGGTTCCAGCCGAATTCGGCGCCCGTCGCCTGATTCACGATTCCGGCTTTGAACAGCGTCGGGCCCTTCGCCGTGACGGAGCCGTCCGCGTTGACGACATACGTCCGCTCGAGCGCGAGCTTGTTGTTCGACTTGTGGTAGAACGGAGCGATGCGCCACGAGTCGACGCCGTTGGGAAGCGAGTGCGAGAGAGCCAAGTCCGCCGAGTGGTTGATCTGCGGCTTGGTTTCGGCGCCCGGATAGTAGACGGAGTTGATACGGCCGTCTTGCTCCGTAATGCCGTTGGGCGAATTGTTGAACACGTAGGCGGCAGGCACGAACGAGGTGGTGATGCCGTAGGAGCCGCGCAGCACCGTCGAGCTGTTGAATGCCCACGCAGCGCCGAACCGCGGGCTGAGCGAGGAGACCGTATATGGCCCCCGCGCGTACGCCGCGGGGTCGGCCTTGTTGGGGATATGGTAGGTCTCGCTGTCGTAACGGATGGACGGCTCGAGCGTTGCACGTCCGAAGGTCTGCTTCGTCCCGAGGTACGCCGACGGGAGCGTCAGCGGGTAATCGACGGCGAGGAAGAGGTTGGGCCAGCTCCCATCGACGTTGAACGCCGAGCCGGAGCCGGCGTCGTCGCAGCCGCAGAAATCGTAGTAGTGTTCGGCGCTGGTGTCACGCTCGTACGACGCGCCGCCGTACCACGTCGAATGCGCGTTGGGCGTGTACTGCAGATCGAGCGCGCCGATGTAGATGTGCGAGCGCCGGTCCGAGTACTCGTCCTGATTGCCGAGGCTCTTGGTGGAATCCCACGGCG is a genomic window containing:
- a CDS encoding TonB-dependent receptor yields the protein MLSVLALFVAMLGGIARGGTTGSISGTIVDAATKKPLSGATVTATAPSGRATSTTDGAGFFNIYNLAPDTYTISIALNGYEQFVVAGVTVVQDQNVRVDQALVKSLREIGRTSARGASNLVQPTQTADVYNVSSKQLAAVSGAGGYRTLYDVIQTSPGVTSTGYAGRPRIRGSDVGDVAWEYDGIPINDRLTGLFTTNLSTVGTGNLEVYTGGFNAQYGNAGVGVINSVVKRGSSPSFGAITYGFATEPAVDHIAQFEYGNATKDGRWSWYIAGIRGTTDNQFANGYSGFSNRCAANLSDCDPATITNNDAVVNVHWRPNARDDIQFLTQTGNEKLPWSKAMPSTAVGVTLCNGVVVQPGTRKIINPGVSASGQPCVDSTGPTGLQYTAQNLQNANVWYHYSNLGKIQWNHVFSEKLFATFRIAENFNQYIFYQPVDNANFDGSLKPGTPWDSTKSLGNQDEYSDRRSHIYIGALDLQYTPNAHSTWYGGASYERDTSAEHYYDFCGCDDAGSGSAFNVDGSWPNLFLAVDYPLTLPSAYLGTKQTFGRATLEPSIRYDSETYHIPNKADPAAYARGPYTVSSLSPRFGAAWAFNSSTVLRGSYGITTSFVPAAYVFNNSPNGITEQDGRINSVYYPGAETKPQINHSADLALSHSLPNGVDSWRIAPFYHKSNNKLALERTYVVNADGSVTAKGPTLFKAGIVNQATGAEFGWNHVVRGDGLSWYLAGTFVNYWGSISAGTLAGGTPYGRPIDITSYAKNALVRNSSQPPVSVSWTGDYNYSHLHIAPFFNYQVGAPYNVLGNQCMDPSKTAAKCPAGMLDTQVHFARPNTWASLDTRFDILKRGTSVTSIGLNIRNLFQNQYADVYPVVNGSYPKGPSSSDLVAYGPDANLPNTLYYYSPDQARREFIFYLTTKF
- a CDS encoding PilZ domain-containing protein, with the protein product MLPELLAWFSGKEQNRRKFPRKRKPYRATYSDDNNAARPAIGLDISGGGLCILTQEPIPRDECEVRAEIDQRPVWLRVKTVWQDNVQHQGRKVWRYGMRFTGIPADDWDAIVRYSTDKPVAETNKAQEELTAVRMTPDDTARLLPKELQTRLLQMLVERRRLAPLDARVTPLVQYFYSGIVRHNDRLVHRLVIQSKVVGMERDELYESRFVFDENGGNVQILN